In Artemia franciscana chromosome 8, ASM3288406v1, whole genome shotgun sequence, a genomic segment contains:
- the LOC136030624 gene encoding galactosylceramide sulfotransferase-like has translation MRKADKIRSGMLTDCTETLSNVNEQISYFYGIFFDMNTESLAFTNDYSNIYGYISGFDIFVEDTRWNFENVKNILGNDFISLTIMCDPVCQFESMFHFMHMETHYNVSSFEMFLEKLEAGKITNERFQIFGRNQLAYTLGFEETSFENNTAIKAIIEEIDRQFNLVIISEYFEESVIILKNILGTRIGQMTFVPLVVRTNDTKHKLAVKQRLLLEKWLNVDVRLYNTFKRSLERRFTKYVREEARILKLTNNAL, from the exons ATGCGTAAAGCTGACAAAATAAGGTCAGGAATGCTAACAGATTGTACGGAGACGTTAAGCAACGTTAACGAGCA GATATCTTACTTCTATGGAATCTTTTTTGATATGAACACTGAATCACTGGCGTTTACGAACGACTACTCAAATATTTATGGTTACATTTCTGGTTTCGATATTTTCGTTGAAGATACTCGgtggaattttgaaaatgtaaagAATATCCTTGGAAATGATTTTATCTCCTTAACAATTATGTGTGATCCTGTTTGCCAATTTGAGTCTATGTTCCATTTTATGCATATGGAAACCCATTATAacgtttcttcttttgaaatgtTCCTGGAAAAGCTGGAAGCTGGTAAAATAACAAATGAACGTTTCCAGATATTTGGGAGGAATCAGCTCGCTTATACACTAGGTTTTGAAGAaacttcttttgaaaataatacagCCATTAAAGCAATTATAGAAGAGATTGATCGACAATTTAACTTGGTAATAATAtctgaatattttgaagaatcagTCATTATCTTAAAAAACATTCTTGGGACCCGAATAGGACAGATGACTTTTGTGCCATTAGTCGTTAGGACAAACGATACAAAACATAAGCTGGCAGTGAAGCAGAGGTTGTTACTGGAAAAATGGCTCAACGTTGATGTAAGACTTTACAACACTTTTAAAAG